A window from Prinia subflava isolate CZ2003 ecotype Zambia chromosome Z, Cam_Psub_1.2, whole genome shotgun sequence encodes these proteins:
- the C1GALT1C1 gene encoding C1GALT1-specific chaperone 1 codes for MISESSSFIKGVLLGGAFCMLVTLLGHIKVGHGTKAHHHEHHHIQAPNKEDVLNLSEGERVELSKSIRVYCIILVKPKDLGHWAAARETWSKHCDKAEFYSSENVKVFDSVAVNSNDMWVMMRKAYKITYERYKDEFSWFFLAYPTTFAIIENLKYFLLKKDPLQPFYIGHTLKSGDLEYVDGEGGIVLSIESLRRLSHVLGDPDKCPEQGGMIWKLAEDKQLAICLKYTGVFAENAEDSEGKDVFNTKSVGALIKEAMSTHPQQVVDGCCSDMAITFSGLAPNHMHVMMYGVYRLRPYGHSYSDALVFLPPPGSDND; via the coding sequence ATGATTTCTGAAAGCAGCTCCTTCATCAAGGGTGTGCTGCTTGGAGGAGCCTTCTGCATGTTGGTTACGCTCCTCGGACACATTAAGGTGGGCCATGGGACCAAAGCACATCACCATGAACATCATCACATCCAGGCTCCCAACAAGGAAGATGTCTTAAACCTTTCAGAAGGTGAACGTGTAGAGCTTAGTAAAAGCATCCGTGTTTACTGTATCATCCTTGTCAAACCAAAAGATCTGGGGCACTGGGCTGCAGCAAGGGAGACCTGGAGCAAGCACTGTGACAAGGCAGAATTCTACAGCTCGGAAAATGTCAAAGTGTTCGATTCTGTAGCCGTCAATTCAAATGATATGTGGGTGATGATGCGGAAAGCTTACAAGATAACGTATGAACGCTATAAGGATGAATTCAGCTGGTTCTTCCTTGCATACCCAACAACATTTGCTATAATTGAAAATCTCAAGTACTTCTTGCTGAAAAAAGACCCCTTGCAGCCTTTTTACATAGGCCACACTCTGAAATCTGGTGACCTTGAGTATGTAGATGGCGAGGGAGGAATCGTCTTAAGCATTGAGTCACTGAGACGACTCTCCCATGTTCTTGGAGACCCTGACAagtgtccagagcagggaggTATGATTTGGAAACTCGCAGAGGACAAACAGCTGGCAATCTGCCTGAAGTACACTGGCGTGTTTGCTGAAAACGCCGAAGATTCAGAAGGGAAAGACGTCTTTAACACTAAATCAGTTGGGGCCCTCATCAAGGAGGCCATGTCCACGCACCCGCAGCAGGTGGTGGACGGCTGCTGCTCCGACATGGCCATCACCTTCAGCGGGCTGGCCCCCAACCACATGCACGTGATGATGTATGGGGTGTACAGGCTCAGGCCCTACGGCCATTCGTACAGTGATGCCCTGGTCTTCCTGCCCCCGCCGGGCTCGGACAATGACTGA
- the LOC134564093 gene encoding malignant T-cell-amplified sequence 1-like, with product MPAQAPPRRWRCCRLAPPVPRGWSGASGGRRGRDGSAGAACEQRRGCGCPPARRPRPARPAAPARRMFKKFDEKENVSNCIQLKTSVIKGIKNQLIDQFPVIEPWLNQIMPKKDPVKIVRCHEHIEILTVNGELLFFRQREGVFYPTLRLLHKYPFILPHQQVDKGAIKFVLSGANIMCPGLTSPGAKLYPAAVDTVVAIMAEGKQHALCVGVMKMSAEDIEKVNKGIGIENIHYLNDGLWHMKTYK from the exons ATGCCGGCACAGGCACCGCCCCGGCGCTGGCGGTGCTGCCGGCTGGCCCCGCCCGTTCCGCGGGGATGGAGCGGCGCTTCCGGCGGGCGCCGAGGGAGGGACGGCTCGGCTGGAGCCGCGTGTGAGCAGCGCCGAGGCTGTGGgtgcccgcccgcccgccggccccggccTGCCCGCCCGGCGGCCCCCGCCCGCAGGATGTTCAAGAA ATttgatgaaaaggaaaatgtatcAAACTGTATCCAGCTGAAGACTTCAGTTATTAAAGGCATCAAGAATCAGCTGATAGACCAATTTCCTGTTATTGAACCATGGCTAAACCAAATCATGCCAAAGAAAGATCCAGTCAAAATAGTAAGATG TCATGAACATATAGAAATCCTCACTGTGAACGGAGAGTTGCTGTTCTTCAGGCAAAGAGAAGGGGTTTTTTACCCGACGCTAAGGTTGCTTCACAAAT ACCCATTTATTCTCCCGCATCAGCAGGTTGACAAAGGTGCCATTAAATTTGTCCTGAGTGGAGCTAATATAATGTGCCCTGGCCTGACGTCTCCTGGAGCAAAGCTTTACCCTGCTGCTGTTGACACTGTCGTT GCAATAATGGCAGAGGGAAAACAACACGCATTATGTGTGGGAGTAATGAAGATGTCAGCTGAGGACAT TGAGAAGGTCAACAAAGGGATTGGTATTGAAAATATCCACTATTTAAATGATGGCCTTTGGCATATGAAGACATACAAGTGA